TTTTCGCCCCTTTCGTAGCTGGGGTAAGCAACAGCACAAGCTTTAATGGCGGGGTCACTCACGGCAATTTGCGTTCCCCAAATCGAGCCCATACTTACGCCGCGCACTGCAATCCGGTCGTGGTCTAGCTCATTTTGCTGACGCAACCAAACCAGCACTGCTTTCCCTGCCTCGTAGAATCCTGTTTCTGTGACAAAAATTTCGCGGAGGGCACTGCTAAATTGCCCTGGTCCATCAAACATGAAGACTGCGATGCCGCGACTGAGAAATTGATCGCCATAGAGTGCAACGGAAATTTCTTTTGTGCTGTCCATTCCACCAACTGTAATCACATATGGCACGCGGTCACCCAGTTGATAGTTGGTTGGTAAGTGTAGCCAGCCTGGTATCGACTTGCCTTCGTAGGGAATTTCCGCCTTACGCACTACATGATCAGCATACTCAGCATATTTGGTATAGCAGTAGTTTTTACGCTTCTCGTACTCAAGATTTTGTTTTGTTGGTTCAAAAATCGGCCACTGGGCCTGTCCATACAAAATCGCGGCAATAAAGTAATTTTCCCGCGCTGCAACTGTATGTTCTAGCTTCTCTAGTTTCTCGGCCTGTGTTTGCCGATGAACAGCAGCAGCACCGTACTCACGGGCGATGTCGTTGTACTTTTTGACATTCTGTTCAACCCGGATAAAATCGCCAAGTGCTCCGATGCCACATGGAAATAGGGCAAAATCAATATCCCCCTGATCCCAAGTCACGCCTACAGTTCTGATGATATTATCTAGAATCCAGCGTTGTTCTTGGAAACGCTTTATCCGGTTTTCCACTTTATTTGACATTACTGGCATGATGATCTCCTGTGCATTAAATGTGGACGTTTTTGCGTCCAACCCATCTTAAGCAGTAGCTAAAGCAGCGATTGCACCAAGATGTTGTATCAAACCTAAGGCATCCTCGCTGACCCATATTTCTTCAATCTGGCCACCAGTAAGATGGAAAAGGTCATTCCCTACATCTTTCACCGATTTGCCAGTCGGGGCAATACCGAGAAACTCCCCTTTATGGGTGCCGGTCAGCCAGTAACGACATCCTATCTTTTGTCCCTCAACAATCTGACGCTCAACTGTGAATTGGACATCAGGGAAAGCGTTACGCAGCCCAGCGACAAATTGCTTCATCCCGTTACGTCCACGAACTGGGTCTGGTAAGGTAGGAATTCTAAAAGCGAAGTTGGCAGCCATAATTTCATCTATGGCCTCCAGTTTTCCTTGATTCATTACCTCATCAAAGTAACGACTAACAGTTTCTTTGTTGACTTCTGGTGAGGTTTGTTCCGGTGGTGTTGGGGCTGTTTGTCTTGGGAAAATACCTTGACTGATCTGTTGAATCAGCCCCAAAGAGTCCTCATTAGCTATGACTTCGGCAATTTTGCCATTAACGATGCGATGCCAACTCATGCCCTCGAGTAGGAATGATTTGCCCTGGGCAGGAATGTCCCCTATGACTGTAGGAAATGGCTTACCAGTATGATTCCCCCTTGCTGTCCAACGAGTCAAGACCATATCTCCCTCAGCCAACACATCTTCCATAGCAAAATGAATACCAGGGAAAGAGTCAATGAGCATATTAACCAGACCCTTGTATCCTTCAACACCACGAAATGGTTCGGCGTGAGTGGGAAGTGTAAAAATAAAATCAGGGCCACAAATCTCCTCTAGGGTGGTTATGTTCCCTTCATTGAAGACTTCATAGAAATAACGGCGGACAATCGCTTTATTTGCATCTGTAGACATAGGTGATACTCCGTTGATTAAAGTTGATTCAATTCTGGGAAATTTCAAAATCTGGCAGAGCCTTCGGCATATTCTAGTAGTCTGCCAAGCTAACTTTGCTATGTTAAATTTGGATATAAACGCTCCATTTTTCGGCGAGCATCTTTGGTTTGAAAACCCCAATAAACACTAGCTTTTTGCTGATTACGTTTTTTCTCCCAAGCGGCAATCTCAGAAGTTAATGTTTCTGCATTAGGAATACGCCGTTCTAAACATTG
The Nostoc punctiforme PCC 73102 genome window above contains:
- a CDS encoding alpha/beta hydrolase; this encodes MPVMSNKVENRIKRFQEQRWILDNIIRTVGVTWDQGDIDFALFPCGIGALGDFIRVEQNVKKYNDIAREYGAAAVHRQTQAEKLEKLEHTVAARENYFIAAILYGQAQWPIFEPTKQNLEYEKRKNYCYTKYAEYADHVVRKAEIPYEGKSIPGWLHLPTNYQLGDRVPYVITVGGMDSTKEISVALYGDQFLSRGIAVFMFDGPGQFSSALREIFVTETGFYEAGKAVLVWLRQQNELDHDRIAVRGVSMGSIWGTQIAVSDPAIKACAVAYPSYERGEKTAFNMYSPSFKLRFMYMSGYTDEEKFDKFIQHINAEGLGAKLKCPYLVVAGEDDDFAAIESVFDVLNEITTPKELLLYKGEGHTLHSRPSSALGPSEWAYIADWIADRFQGKPIESTFSVVDSQGLIHRETWGEHRFYDYGLPDIP
- a CDS encoding ester cyclase, with translation MSTDANKAIVRRYFYEVFNEGNITTLEEICGPDFIFTLPTHAEPFRGVEGYKGLVNMLIDSFPGIHFAMEDVLAEGDMVLTRWTARGNHTGKPFPTVIGDIPAQGKSFLLEGMSWHRIVNGKIAEVIANEDSLGLIQQISQGIFPRQTAPTPPEQTSPEVNKETVSRYFDEVMNQGKLEAIDEIMAANFAFRIPTLPDPVRGRNGMKQFVAGLRNAFPDVQFTVERQIVEGQKIGCRYWLTGTHKGEFLGIAPTGKSVKDVGNDLFHLTGGQIEEIWVSEDALGLIQHLGAIAALATA